The DNA segment ATTCTTAAAATTTGTCGCCACTACCGAAAGAGGAACCTTTAAATCACTGAAATCCATTTTATCAATATGATCCTCAATAAAAGTGTTTACCTTTTTTCCTCCCAGCAATCCCTGGCGAAAGGAAGGATCAATCAATGCTAAAATCATTTTCCAGTTGGTTCCCAGCGCTATCTCTTCCACTTGTCTTATATCCTTGGTAGCGGCATAAAATCCTCCAACCATAGCGCCGATACTTGAGCCGGCGATAAAATCAATCGGAATATTATTTTCTTCCAGAATTTTAATTACGCCGATATGCGCCAGTCCTCTGGGACCGCCGCTTCCCAACGCCAAACCGATTTTCGGTCGTTTTAATTTTGCCATAATTTTAATCTGATTCCGTAAAACTATTTTTTACATTGCCCGCTAAGGTCAAGGCTTTATTTTTCATAGACGAAATAACCCGGCTGGCTGTTTTTCCTATTTCATCCTTAATATATTTTGCACTGTTATATTGCGACGGATAACCGACTAATTCCATAAAACCGACGCCGTTTACATTTTTATCTTCGAACAATCCGCTGACATTGAGCGGTCCCTCCCAATAATTAATTGAACCGAACAACATTTCCTGATTTTCAATTTTTGCCGATAGAATCAAATGTATATCTTTTGCTGGTATTTTAATTTTCCATAACATAGGATAAACTGCTTTACTTCTTGGGCTTGTCCAATGCCTTTTCAGGGGAATAATTTCAACATTGCTATGATGTTCCTGCCTGCCATCAGGATAAGAAATATCGGCTACATAAGTTTTTTTATTTCCGTCATTATACATAAAACAAACTATTTCCGTGTCATCATCCAATTGAACCGAAAACCAATCCCATCTATCCTTGGAATAACTGGCGTCCGCCCACTGATGATCCATCCAGGACTTGCCAGTAACGTCCACCCATTTATTTTTAATTTTTATCCGGCCTTCCGTTCTCAGGTTGGTTAGAGAATAATAATAGGTTGTCTTGGTTCCCAGATCGAGAAATCCTTTCCCGCCCTCCAGCAGAGGATGCCTGACTGAAGTTAATTTTAAATCAATATCTTCATTCTTTAAGCGGTATTTTGATTCGCCTGTTTTTTCAATAACACAGTTGGTGTAACCGTTTTTTATTTCCGGATTGATGTAATTTATATGAAGCAAGGATTTGGAAAAACTGTCATCGGAAACAACAGAAAAAGGAGCTATTCTATGCTGAAAACTTTTATTATTTATGTCTGAAACGAGTGAATGTGAGAAGTAGGATGTCTTAAGCGGAATCTTGCTTAAAAAAGGTATCTTTACCTTTTTGACATCCACCTTAAAAAGACAGTCCATATATGAATATTCGTTTCCGTGTTTGTCTTTCAGGTGGCCGTTGAAATACCACCATTCGACAATAGAGTCATGAGCAGATTCGTCTTCTGGAAATTTTATCGGTTTATATTCTTTGTGCATATTAGATACTAAAATAAAACAGTGATAATCTGATCTGCTATTTTTTTCGAATCAACTTTTCTATTTAAAAACGAATACTCCAAAAGCAAGCCATCCATCATGCCAGTTAGCATAGAGGTTAGAAGCTGACTATCAACTTTCTTGGTTAATTTCTTGTTTGCAAAGGCTTCCTCAATAACAGGCTGGATTAGATTGGCGGTTTTTTCTCTTAATTGAGTGACATGCTTCGTTATCTGTTTATCGGCCGGTGATAGTTTTAACACTATAGATTTGATAAGATTCTTTTCTTTGAATCCAAAATCCAAGTAATTTTTAATCAGTTTGTATAATTTTTTGTCAATCATAGTTTCGTTCGTCGCTTCGGTAATAGCCAAACTTAAATCATTAAAAACCTCATCAAGCACTTTTTCATAAATCTCGGCTTTACCGGTAAAATGATAATAAAGCGCTGCCTTGGTGATATTCAGTTTTTCGGCGATATCGCTCATTGAAACGCCCAAATAACTATATTCGGAAAAAAACTGACGAGCAGTATCAATAATATATTTTTTAGTGTCTTGAACATCATCCCCTAGTTGTTTAGCAATCGTTTTCATATTTTGCAGTTACCTCTTATTTACTTACCGATAGGTAAGCTATTTTCAGTATGCCGTAATATCAATTATTTGTCAAATCAGCTCACATTGCCAAAACACAAAC comes from the Parcubacteria group bacterium genome and includes:
- a CDS encoding lipocalin family protein; this translates as MHKEYKPIKFPEDESAHDSIVEWWYFNGHLKDKHGNEYSYMDCLFKVDVKKVKIPFLSKIPLKTSYFSHSLVSDINNKSFQHRIAPFSVVSDDSFSKSLLHINYINPEIKNGYTNCVIEKTGESKYRLKNEDIDLKLTSVRHPLLEGGKGFLDLGTKTTYYYSLTNLRTEGRIKIKNKWVDVTGKSWMDHQWADASYSKDRWDWFSVQLDDDTEIVCFMYNDGNKKTYVADISYPDGRQEHHSNVEIIPLKRHWTSPRSKAVYPMLWKIKIPAKDIHLILSAKIENQEMLFGSINYWEGPLNVSGLFEDKNVNGVGFMELVGYPSQYNSAKYIKDEIGKTASRVISSMKNKALTLAGNVKNSFTESD
- a CDS encoding TetR/AcrR family transcriptional regulator, yielding MKTIAKQLGDDVQDTKKYIIDTARQFFSEYSYLGVSMSDIAEKLNITKAALYYHFTGKAEIYEKVLDEVFNDLSLAITEATNETMIDKKLYKLIKNYLDFGFKEKNLIKSIVLKLSPADKQITKHVTQLREKTANLIQPVIEEAFANKKLTKKVDSQLLTSMLTGMMDGLLLEYSFLNRKVDSKKIADQIITVLF